The Gloeocapsa sp. PCC 73106 genomic sequence TAGCTCTTTGGTTACTACCCGATAGCCATGTCGACGCATCCACAGTAAAAAACTCTGTTGCTTATCGTTAGCTAGATCTACACCTGTGTAAAAAAAAGAACGCAGTAATTTAGAATTTCCGGTTAAATACCGTAACAGTTTTGTATAATTAATTTCTATTCCTAATTGTAAAGCGGCGTAAAACAAATTAGAACCGTCGATAAAAACCGCTATTCTACCCCGATTCAACTGGTTAAAGCTAGTCCTCTCTTCGGCGAGTTCTTCCTGAAAATTTTCTAATTCACCCTCACTAGATTGAGACAGGGTTTTCCAGTACGATACACTGCGCAGGTTGGATTCATACCACATAATCTAATCATTATCCACGATAAAGTTGATTCTCATTATGACTTAAAAACGACTTCTATTTTCTTACGTGAAACTCTATTGTATCTTTTCGAACGACTAAGTCATAATTTCCAAAAAAATCCTGTCCCAATAGACCAATGGGCAAGTTAGGAGCGATCACGACATCTACATCTTTCTTGGTAATTCCACCTGTAGCTAGGGTATTTACTCGTCCCCAGTAGGCTTTGACCACCCCCCCTGCGGTGGCTATTTGAGTAGTTCCTTGGATCTCGATCGCCAAGACATTGGCCATTTCTGGTGTCAGAACGGTTCCACTCGCTCCTGTATCTAGTAGCATCTCAAAGGTATGCTCCCCATTGATAACTACATCGATAACCGCGGTGTTAGCTTCGCGACGCTTAATCGGGACGGTGAAGA encodes the following:
- a CDS encoding NYN domain-containing protein, producing MWYESNLRSVSYWKTLSQSSEGELENFQEELAEERTSFNQLNRGRIAVFIDGSNLFYAALQLGIEINYTKLLRYLTGNSKLLRSFFYTGVDLANDKQQSFLLWMRRHGYRVVTKELTQLTDGSKKVDLNVEIAIDMMTLVNYYDTAVLVSGDGDLAYAVNAVSYQGVRVEVVSLRSMTSDILINYADYYIDLSEIKEQIQKVPRSGYLST
- a CDS encoding TIGR02281 family clan AA aspartic protease; translated protein: MKLSISILILCLGVLLVSSSSKAQEQNDCFMLDANGEAVDLGELCSGGSEAVPNPGVFTVPIKRREANTAVIDVVINGEHTFEMLLDTGASGTVLTPEMANVLAIEIQGTTQIATAGGVVKAYWGRVNTLATGGITKKDVDVVIAPNLPIGLLGQDFFGNYDLVVRKDTIEFHVRK